A DNA window from Enterobacter cloacae subsp. cloacae ATCC 13047 contains the following coding sequences:
- a CDS encoding DUF554 domain-containing protein — translation MVIGPFINASAVLLGGVLGAVLSQRLPERIRVSMPSIFGLASLGIGILLVIKCANLPVMVLATLLGALIGEFCYLEKGINNAVSKAKNLIARPGKAKHGTHETFIQNYVAIIILFCASGTGIFGSMQEGMTGDPSILIAKAFLDFFTATIFATTLGIAVAAICVPMLLIQLALATCATLILPLTTPAMMADFTAVGGLLLLATGLRICGIKMFAVVNMLPALLLAMPLSALWTHFFA, via the coding sequence GTGGTTATCGGGCCATTTATCAACGCGAGTGCCGTATTGCTGGGCGGCGTACTCGGAGCAGTGTTAAGTCAGCGATTACCGGAGCGTATTCGCGTCTCTATGCCCTCCATTTTTGGCCTGGCCTCCCTCGGGATTGGCATTCTGCTGGTGATCAAATGCGCCAACCTGCCGGTGATGGTGCTGGCCACCCTGCTCGGGGCGCTGATTGGCGAGTTTTGTTATCTGGAAAAGGGGATTAACAACGCGGTCAGCAAAGCGAAAAACCTGATAGCCCGTCCGGGCAAAGCCAAACACGGCACCCACGAGACGTTTATTCAAAACTACGTTGCCATCATTATTCTCTTTTGCGCCAGCGGCACCGGGATTTTCGGTTCGATGCAGGAAGGGATGACCGGTGACCCCAGCATTTTAATCGCGAAGGCGTTTCTCGATTTCTTCACCGCTACTATTTTTGCCACCACGCTCGGTATCGCGGTGGCCGCGATTTGTGTGCCAATGCTGCTGATTCAGCTGGCGCTCGCCACCTGCGCCACCCTGATCCTTCCGCTGACCACGCCCGCGATGATGGCAGATTTTACCGCCGTTGGCGGTCTGCTCCTGCTGGCAACAGGGCTGCGCATCTGCGGGATCAAGATGTTCGCGGTGGTGAATATGCTGCCCGCCCTGCTGCTCGCCATGCCGCTTTCCGCGCTGTGGACCCACTTTTTCGCTTAA
- a CDS encoding GNAT family N-acetyltransferase: MISAPEPLHAGHILTPFCCGVDSMDNWLKQRAMKNQVSGASRTFVCCGNDSNVLAYYSLASSAVMTNTAPGRFRRNMPDPIPVVVLGRLAVDQSLHGQGVGRALVRDAGLRVIQVAETIGIRGMLVHALSDEAREFYLRVGFEPSPMDPMILMVTLGDLMASI, from the coding sequence ATGATCTCTGCCCCAGAGCCCCTTCACGCCGGTCATATTCTTACTCCATTTTGCTGTGGTGTGGATTCGATGGATAACTGGCTGAAGCAGCGGGCGATGAAAAATCAGGTCAGTGGTGCATCCCGTACCTTTGTCTGTTGTGGCAACGATTCTAACGTTCTGGCTTATTACTCGCTGGCATCCAGCGCGGTCATGACGAATACCGCACCCGGTCGCTTTCGTCGCAATATGCCCGATCCCATCCCGGTTGTCGTGCTGGGACGCCTGGCGGTAGATCAGTCTCTGCATGGGCAGGGCGTTGGTCGGGCACTGGTACGCGACGCCGGGCTGCGGGTGATCCAGGTGGCGGAGACCATCGGCATTCGCGGAATGCTGGTTCATGCGCTGTCGGATGAAGCGCGGGAATTTTATCTGCGGGTGGGGTTTGAGCCATCGCCAATGGATCCGATGATATTGATGGTGACGTTGGGGGATTTGATGGCGAGTATTTAG
- a CDS encoding DUF1778 domain-containing protein: MPTANTMAMKRETLNLRIKPAERDLIDRAAKARGKNRTDFVLEAARAAAEEALIEQRIIMADPEAYQEFLARLDQAPAPNATLRKTMQTPAPWEREK, from the coding sequence ATGCCAACTGCAAACACTATGGCGATGAAACGCGAAACCCTGAACCTGCGTATCAAGCCTGCCGAGCGAGATCTTATCGATCGGGCGGCGAAAGCGAGAGGGAAAAACCGCACTGACTTTGTGCTGGAAGCAGCCCGCGCTGCTGCGGAAGAGGCACTGATCGAACAACGCATCATAATGGCCGATCCAGAGGCTTATCAGGAATTTCTGGCTCGTCTGGATCAGGCTCCAGCACCTAATGCCACACTGCGTAAAACTATGCAGACCCCTGCGCCGTGGGAGCGGGAAAAATGA
- a CDS encoding hybrid sensor histidine kinase/response regulator, which translates to MRFLQSLQNAGISPPAQIRLLNNTFLRLVFSFSAVPFVGIPFAIWINLLGDELGPTITWIIIYLLCAVAIRILHRRYQREAKEHDEADVLRRWLPRINKIAFIHGLGISSLYLITPQTQNFDFFLLLNISIAAIVAANATHLTPVISTFTCFFFASWGVLNLGIIWRLDDLMFIVLMLNLLYGFAIYRHALTSHAFFIQQALLEEKSSRLAEQFRQAKEEAEQALLDKNQFLTTASHDLRQPVHAMGFLIEAIIHRNRDDSLTPQLLDLQQSVRSVHLMFNSLLDLSKIESGNVLTAPARVDIGALLDSVITLFREEANSRALRLRTWRPKRRIYVMGDPLLVRQSLINLIQNALRYTLQGGVLVAIRPRGDRCMVEVWDTGVGIADDEKGKIFSPYYRPELAWKIDSAGHGLGLAVVARCAKLMKVKYGMQSIEGKGSRFWMCFTQYAGEEIAPEMPPTYDNIATPVRYAPLHGSCLVVDDDPLVTSAWESLMSIWGINVRCAASAEEAFAIIDDGFTPFAVLCDQRLRSGESGFDILKALFERLPDMSGAMVSGEFNSPVLLEAEQEGYMVLRKPLEPAKLHALLTQWSGSRG; encoded by the coding sequence ATGAGATTTTTACAGAGCTTACAGAACGCTGGCATCTCTCCTCCCGCGCAGATCCGTTTGCTAAATAATACCTTTTTGCGGCTGGTGTTCAGTTTCAGCGCTGTCCCTTTCGTCGGTATTCCTTTCGCCATCTGGATTAATTTGCTGGGCGATGAACTCGGCCCAACCATTACCTGGATAATTATTTACCTGCTATGTGCCGTGGCGATCCGAATATTGCACCGACGCTACCAGCGCGAAGCGAAAGAGCATGATGAAGCGGACGTCCTGCGCCGCTGGCTGCCGCGTATAAATAAGATCGCTTTTATTCACGGGCTGGGGATTTCATCTCTCTATTTAATTACGCCGCAGACGCAGAACTTTGACTTTTTCCTGCTCCTCAATATCAGTATTGCCGCCATCGTTGCCGCCAATGCGACGCATCTGACGCCGGTCATCAGCACCTTTACATGCTTTTTCTTCGCCTCCTGGGGTGTACTGAATCTTGGCATTATCTGGCGGCTGGACGATCTGATGTTCATTGTGCTGATGTTGAACCTGCTGTACGGCTTCGCCATTTACCGCCATGCATTAACATCGCACGCGTTCTTTATTCAGCAGGCGCTGCTTGAGGAAAAAAGCTCACGCCTGGCAGAACAGTTTCGCCAGGCCAAAGAGGAAGCTGAGCAGGCGCTGCTGGATAAAAATCAGTTCCTGACGACCGCCAGCCACGACCTGCGCCAACCGGTACACGCCATGGGGTTTCTGATCGAAGCGATTATCCACCGAAACCGGGACGACAGCCTCACGCCTCAGCTGCTTGATCTGCAGCAGAGCGTCCGCTCGGTGCATTTGATGTTCAATTCCCTCCTTGACCTCAGCAAGATTGAATCCGGGAATGTGCTTACTGCCCCTGCCAGAGTGGACATCGGCGCGCTGCTCGACTCCGTGATCACGCTGTTTCGCGAAGAGGCCAACAGCCGTGCACTCAGGCTGCGCACCTGGCGGCCTAAACGCCGCATCTACGTGATGGGCGATCCGCTGCTGGTGCGACAATCGCTCATTAACCTTATTCAAAATGCCCTCCGCTACACGCTACAGGGCGGCGTGCTGGTCGCCATCCGACCACGTGGTGACAGGTGTATGGTGGAGGTGTGGGACACAGGTGTCGGTATTGCCGATGACGAGAAAGGTAAAATCTTCTCACCTTACTATCGCCCCGAACTGGCCTGGAAGATCGACAGTGCAGGACACGGGCTGGGTCTGGCTGTCGTTGCCCGCTGTGCCAAGCTGATGAAGGTGAAATACGGGATGCAATCCATTGAAGGTAAAGGTTCACGCTTCTGGATGTGCTTTACCCAATATGCTGGCGAAGAGATCGCGCCGGAGATGCCACCCACCTATGACAACATCGCCACGCCAGTACGCTATGCGCCGCTGCACGGTTCCTGTCTGGTGGTTGATGACGACCCGCTGGTGACGTCTGCCTGGGAGAGCCTGATGAGCATCTGGGGAATCAACGTGCGCTGTGCGGCCTCCGCTGAAGAAGCGTTCGCTATCATCGACGATGGCTTCACGCCGTTCGCCGTGCTGTGCGACCAGCGTCTGCGATCCGGCGAAAGCGGCTTCGACATCCTGAAAGCGCTATTTGAACGTCTGCCGGACATGAGTGGCGCGATGGTCAGCGGCGAATTTAATTCGCCGGTTCTGCTGGAGGCGGAGCAGGAAGGGTACATGGTGCTACGTAAGCCTCTGGAGCCGGCTAAACTGCATGCGTTGCTGACACAGTGGTCGGGGAGTCGTGGATAG
- a CDS encoding response regulator transcription factor, which produces MGQNYALVVDDHPLVASGIANFLITHCRFKQASVVTNEDDCYRQIRDNGPPRLLVIDFWLSSGTALKLLKEVKQLYPQVRLLVVSGDDNNDIWQKVHAAGGHGFVLKSEPPEMFSRAVFALTDNLTWFPEGNEFSVESNNEKLSKFNLTPRQIDVLNMIMRGLPNKRIAAQLSISEPTVKEHISNILKKIGVNSRVEAITLLHGKREPSE; this is translated from the coding sequence TTGGGGCAGAATTATGCGTTGGTCGTTGATGACCATCCATTGGTAGCAAGCGGTATCGCCAATTTTCTGATTACACATTGCCGATTTAAGCAGGCGAGTGTGGTGACGAATGAGGATGATTGCTACCGTCAAATTAGGGATAATGGCCCGCCACGTTTGCTGGTAATCGATTTTTGGCTCTCGTCCGGTACCGCGTTGAAATTACTCAAAGAAGTAAAACAACTTTACCCACAGGTAAGGCTCCTGGTGGTTAGTGGGGATGACAATAACGATATCTGGCAGAAAGTTCACGCCGCCGGGGGGCACGGTTTCGTATTGAAAAGCGAGCCACCTGAAATGTTTTCACGGGCCGTTTTTGCCCTCACTGATAATCTCACCTGGTTTCCTGAGGGAAACGAATTTTCCGTTGAGTCGAATAATGAGAAGTTAAGTAAATTTAACTTAACGCCGCGACAAATAGACGTGTTAAATATGATTATGCGTGGCCTGCCAAATAAAAGAATTGCCGCGCAACTTTCTATTTCTGAGCCTACAGTCAAAGAGCACATCAGCAATATATTGAAAAAGATAGGCGTTAACAGTCGGGTCGAAGCCATCACGCTTCTGCATGGCAAACGGGAACCGTCGGAATGA
- a CDS encoding lipoprotein, with amino-acid sequence MKKPLLFLTVTLMLAGCSTLKTDQAIPLLQAETAKMLGLGSSDEITVTNVNGAQPDALGGQKLSYRATTEKGRIFDCSSMMMPGILGSAPTLSAPTCTPVVTHK; translated from the coding sequence ATGAAAAAACCACTACTCTTTTTAACCGTTACGTTGATGCTAGCCGGTTGTTCCACGCTAAAAACCGATCAGGCCATTCCACTTCTGCAGGCGGAAACCGCTAAAATGCTGGGGCTGGGCTCATCGGATGAAATAACCGTAACCAATGTTAATGGCGCCCAACCGGATGCACTGGGAGGGCAAAAGCTGTCTTATCGCGCTACGACGGAAAAAGGGCGTATTTTCGATTGCTCATCGATGATGATGCCAGGGATTTTAGGATCCGCCCCGACGCTGAGCGCGCCAACCTGTACACCTGTGGTCACCCATAAATAA
- a CDS encoding LuxR C-terminal-related transcriptional regulator, which yields MRIFFPDIILLDSIDRKIFDNSADEYSVLIDSRSPLRLYDYLIRHPARTRKTIGCVMLDMRHREENQLSMRMFMNTALPVADMASLFNLVLNMKGRRLTTKWLLNLRLSTHEAIMLRLLRAGMSMEEVADELNTSIKSLYRTRTALSERLGAENFNEACLFIFKNKLLDGDGNDP from the coding sequence ATGAGGATATTTTTTCCGGATATTATCCTGCTGGACTCGATTGACAGAAAGATATTTGATAACAGTGCAGATGAATATTCTGTGCTGATTGACAGCCGTTCACCGCTCCGTCTGTATGATTATCTGATACGCCATCCGGCCAGAACGAGAAAAACAATCGGCTGCGTCATGCTCGATATGCGGCACCGGGAGGAGAATCAGCTCAGCATGAGGATGTTTATGAATACTGCGCTTCCGGTGGCTGACATGGCGTCGTTGTTTAATCTGGTGCTGAATATGAAAGGCAGGCGCCTGACGACCAAATGGCTGCTTAACTTACGGTTGAGTACCCATGAAGCGATTATGCTGCGGTTGCTCAGGGCGGGCATGTCGATGGAAGAGGTGGCGGACGAACTGAACACCTCGATTAAAAGCCTCTACCGGACGCGAACGGCGCTCTCTGAACGACTGGGGGCGGAGAATTTTAACGAGGCGTGTTTGTTTATCTTTAAAAACAAACTGCTGGATGGAGATGGGAACGATCCCTGA
- the pgaA gene encoding poly-beta-1,6 N-acetyl-D-glucosamine export porin PgaA: MERSLRFNTLFFYRVPKLLCLLLLFPILVQAAESVYEQQIQQARNGNYTSFLHYLQRYQQQHALTPEQVADWLQVASWAGRDDEVIEVWLRYHVYMPLPARGVAAAAQSRRNQKQWQPALALWKQACSLAPENDDYRIGYIKTLADARMDRLALQEAQKRVTAHPSQINLETLAYVYLRQGKSWDRLLADTRALKSAPENHVLLSALVDALNDNRVSTPALRLSQGISLPPAQRRQLELNAAAEQVRLADAPGRTEKERLRLAQAALNRYDALLARWQHEPQAAEDIIRARVDRLGALYAHGDYPQAIAEYRALTSAHHPVPGWAIGWVISAYLQEQNADAALALLQKYPDYARNPQDEEHQLFYAYLDTGQYQAARHYLAQMTRNVPWARYDYGSPTAQPNDQWLIGQSLTFQYLLATHALPQAEAVAHRLAATAPGNQGLQIDYAALLQARGLPRAAEQKLKMAEVLEPSNTELEQQQAYVAMDLQEWRQMELLTDDVLARAPRDRSVQRLDRLRNVHHMSELRLNAGKGLHSDNPVSGTHDLNWDATLYGPPVADNWRLFGGTRFAEGNFDEGKGTSRHLVGGVEWRSRDIWLEAELSGNRYHGTHTPGARLSGQYSLNDRWQSGGSLERLSRTTPLRALRNGIRADRAEGWVRWYQNERREYQLSAAISHFSDHNRRQEYTLTGKERLWQTPTLTLDLEPGISASANSQRDTLYYNPERDLSATAALSVDHQLYRYYDTLWSQQLVAGAGGYWQKNQSAGAITLLGYGQRVQWNNVVDTGVMLNWDKRPYDGKRESNLAVTFDATLRF, from the coding sequence ATGGAAAGATCACTTCGCTTCAATACTTTATTCTTTTACCGCGTTCCAAAATTATTGTGTCTGCTATTACTGTTTCCCATTCTGGTTCAGGCTGCCGAATCCGTATATGAACAACAGATTCAGCAGGCGCGCAATGGTAATTACACTTCGTTTCTCCATTACCTGCAGCGTTATCAACAACAGCATGCTCTGACGCCAGAACAAGTGGCAGACTGGCTGCAGGTTGCCTCCTGGGCGGGACGCGATGATGAGGTTATTGAGGTGTGGTTGCGTTATCACGTTTATATGCCCCTGCCCGCCCGGGGAGTGGCCGCAGCCGCGCAATCCAGGAGAAATCAAAAGCAGTGGCAACCTGCGCTCGCGCTCTGGAAGCAGGCCTGTAGCCTTGCACCGGAGAACGACGACTACCGTATCGGGTATATCAAAACCCTGGCCGATGCCCGCATGGATCGGCTGGCCCTGCAGGAAGCGCAAAAACGGGTAACAGCCCACCCCAGCCAGATAAACCTTGAGACGCTCGCCTATGTGTACTTACGCCAGGGAAAAAGCTGGGATCGTCTATTAGCGGACACCCGCGCCCTGAAGAGCGCCCCCGAGAATCACGTACTGCTCAGCGCGCTCGTCGACGCCCTGAACGATAACCGGGTCAGTACGCCTGCCCTGCGGCTGTCACAGGGGATTTCTCTGCCGCCCGCACAACGGCGCCAGCTTGAACTTAACGCCGCCGCCGAACAGGTACGCCTTGCCGATGCGCCTGGGCGGACGGAAAAAGAGCGCCTGCGTCTCGCGCAAGCCGCACTGAATCGCTATGACGCCCTGCTTGCCCGCTGGCAACACGAACCGCAGGCGGCAGAAGATATCATTCGCGCCCGCGTCGACCGTCTTGGCGCGCTATATGCGCATGGTGATTACCCGCAGGCGATCGCTGAATATCGTGCGCTGACGTCAGCTCACCATCCAGTGCCGGGCTGGGCAATCGGCTGGGTGATCTCTGCGTATCTTCAGGAGCAAAACGCCGATGCAGCCCTGGCACTCCTGCAAAAGTATCCTGACTATGCGCGTAACCCACAGGATGAAGAACATCAGCTTTTCTATGCATATCTGGACACCGGACAGTATCAGGCCGCCCGTCACTATCTTGCGCAGATGACCCGCAACGTTCCCTGGGCTCGCTACGATTACGGCTCGCCAACCGCCCAGCCCAACGATCAATGGCTTATCGGCCAGTCGCTCACGTTTCAGTATTTGCTGGCAACCCATGCCCTGCCGCAAGCAGAAGCCGTGGCGCACCGTCTGGCTGCCACGGCACCCGGCAACCAGGGGCTACAGATTGATTATGCCGCCCTGCTTCAGGCCCGCGGCCTGCCACGGGCCGCAGAGCAAAAGCTCAAAATGGCGGAGGTACTGGAGCCGTCAAATACAGAGCTGGAGCAGCAGCAGGCTTACGTCGCGATGGATCTGCAGGAGTGGCGACAAATGGAACTTCTGACCGACGACGTGCTCGCCCGTGCGCCACGTGACCGCAGCGTCCAGCGCCTGGACAGGCTCAGAAATGTGCATCATATGTCTGAACTGCGTCTGAATGCAGGCAAGGGATTGCACTCCGACAACCCGGTCAGCGGGACACACGATCTGAACTGGGACGCCACGCTCTATGGCCCACCAGTCGCTGATAACTGGCGACTGTTTGGCGGCACCCGCTTTGCCGAGGGCAATTTTGACGAAGGCAAAGGCACCAGCCGCCATCTGGTCGGCGGCGTCGAATGGCGGTCACGGGATATCTGGCTTGAAGCAGAGCTCTCCGGCAACCGTTATCACGGCACCCACACGCCTGGCGCTCGCCTCTCCGGTCAGTACAGCCTGAACGATCGCTGGCAATCTGGCGGCAGCCTTGAACGTCTGTCACGCACCACGCCGTTGCGGGCGTTACGCAATGGGATCCGTGCAGACCGCGCAGAAGGCTGGGTGCGCTGGTATCAGAACGAGCGTCGTGAGTACCAGCTCAGCGCCGCCATCAGCCATTTTTCCGACCATAACCGCCGACAGGAGTACACCCTCACCGGCAAGGAGCGGCTCTGGCAAACGCCGACCCTGACGCTGGATCTTGAACCGGGCATCTCCGCCAGCGCGAATAGCCAGCGGGATACGCTCTATTACAACCCCGAGCGGGATCTGTCCGCGACGGCTGCGTTGTCCGTCGATCATCAGCTGTACCGCTATTACGACACCCTCTGGAGCCAGCAACTGGTCGCCGGAGCCGGAGGATACTGGCAGAAAAATCAGTCTGCTGGCGCCATCACCCTGCTCGGCTACGGGCAACGCGTTCAATGGAACAACGTCGTGGATACCGGCGTGATGTTGAACTGGGATAAGCGCCCTTACGACGGCAAACGAGAAAGCAATCTCGCCGTCACTTTCGATGCGACTTTACGGTTTTAA
- the pgaB gene encoding poly-beta-1,6-N-acetyl-D-glucosamine N-deacetylase PgaB, producing the protein MLTIRFPVGLLIIGWLCFSASVCAQAISFISPNERPQPEASKPWPKNHFLVLAYHDVEDDAADQRYLSVRTSALNEQISWLVHNGYNAISVQDILDAHDGKKTLPPKAFLLSFDDGYSSFYTRVWPLIQAWNVPALWAPVGSWVDTPAHQNVNFGGLMTPRDRFATWDMVRELSQSPLIEIGSHTWASHYGIPANPQGSREPAIASRFYDNATGRYETDQQFSQRIGDDVRKVTEKIAQVTGKAPRAWVWPYGAANGTSLAIARKQGYQLAFTLEDGLADVRHLDNIPRLLISGNPSLKAFASSIAQIQETDPVRVMHVDLDYVYDPDPAQQTKNINTLIQRVYDMKISHVFLQAFSDPLGNGTINALYFPNRRLPVRADLFNFVAWQLQTRAGVKVYAWMPVLSFDLSPALPRVQRRDRQTGQVRVATEPYTRLSPWDPQVRQQVTEIYEDLARYASFNGILFHDDAVLTDQDDAGQQTTRQKSQTLIGFTHALSLAVKHIRGPQIKTARNMFALPILDPASEAWFAQNLDDFLAEYDWTVPMAMPLMESVPADESNAWLTRLVKTVATRPGALNKTIFELQARDWAQTPQRAVPDSRLAEWMRVLQLNGSKHYGYYPDDFIHNQPDLSRIRPEFSSYWYPDND; encoded by the coding sequence ATGTTGACCATTCGTTTTCCTGTGGGCCTGCTCATCATCGGCTGGTTATGCTTCAGCGCGAGCGTCTGCGCCCAGGCCATTTCGTTTATTTCGCCCAACGAGAGACCTCAGCCGGAAGCCAGTAAACCCTGGCCGAAGAATCACTTTCTCGTGCTGGCCTATCACGATGTGGAAGATGACGCCGCCGATCAGCGCTATCTCTCCGTGCGGACCAGCGCCTTAAACGAGCAGATAAGCTGGCTTGTGCATAACGGGTATAACGCCATCAGCGTGCAGGATATTCTGGATGCCCACGACGGTAAAAAAACGCTGCCGCCAAAGGCCTTTCTGCTCAGTTTTGATGACGGCTACAGCAGTTTTTATACCCGCGTCTGGCCGTTGATCCAGGCCTGGAATGTGCCGGCGCTGTGGGCCCCGGTAGGCAGTTGGGTGGATACGCCAGCACATCAAAACGTGAATTTTGGCGGTTTGATGACACCCCGGGACCGTTTCGCGACGTGGGACATGGTGCGCGAGTTAAGCCAGTCCCCGCTGATTGAGATCGGCTCGCATACCTGGGCTTCGCATTACGGTATACCGGCCAATCCACAGGGAAGCCGCGAACCGGCTATTGCCAGCCGCTTTTACGATAACGCGACAGGGCGTTACGAAACTGACCAGCAGTTCAGCCAGCGCATCGGCGATGACGTGCGGAAAGTCACCGAAAAAATCGCCCAGGTGACGGGCAAAGCGCCGCGTGCCTGGGTGTGGCCCTACGGTGCTGCCAACGGCACGTCGCTCGCCATTGCCAGAAAGCAGGGTTATCAGCTGGCCTTTACCCTTGAGGACGGGCTGGCAGATGTGCGTCACCTCGACAACATCCCGCGCCTGTTAATCTCCGGGAATCCTTCGCTTAAAGCCTTTGCCAGCAGCATCGCGCAGATTCAGGAGACCGATCCTGTGCGCGTCATGCATGTCGATCTGGATTACGTTTATGACCCCGATCCGGCTCAGCAGACCAAAAACATCAATACGCTGATCCAGCGGGTCTACGACATGAAAATCAGCCATGTTTTCCTGCAGGCATTTTCCGATCCCCTCGGCAACGGCACGATTAACGCGCTCTACTTCCCCAACCGTCGGCTGCCCGTGCGTGCCGATCTCTTTAACTTTGTCGCCTGGCAACTGCAAACCCGCGCGGGCGTAAAAGTCTACGCGTGGATGCCGGTTCTCTCGTTCGATCTCTCCCCTGCACTGCCGCGTGTGCAGCGTCGGGATCGGCAAACGGGCCAGGTACGCGTCGCCACCGAGCCCTATACCCGGCTTTCGCCGTGGGATCCGCAGGTTCGACAGCAGGTGACAGAAATCTATGAAGATCTGGCCCGCTATGCCAGCTTCAATGGGATCTTGTTCCATGACGATGCGGTGCTGACGGATCAGGATGATGCCGGGCAGCAGACAACGCGCCAGAAAAGCCAGACGCTAATCGGGTTTACCCACGCCCTGAGCCTGGCGGTGAAGCATATCCGCGGTCCGCAGATAAAAACCGCGCGCAATATGTTCGCCCTGCCGATCCTAGATCCAGCGAGCGAGGCGTGGTTTGCGCAGAATCTTGATGACTTTCTGGCGGAGTATGACTGGACGGTGCCGATGGCCATGCCGCTGATGGAGTCCGTCCCGGCAGACGAGAGCAACGCCTGGCTAACGCGCCTGGTTAAGACCGTCGCCACTCGCCCCGGCGCGCTGAATAAAACCATTTTTGAGCTGCAGGCCCGTGACTGGGCGCAGACACCGCAACGCGCCGTACCCGATAGTCGCCTGGCGGAGTGGATGCGCGTGCTCCAGCTTAACGGCAGCAAACATTACGGTTACTACCCCGACGATTTCATCCATAACCAACCTGATCTTTCCCGTATCAGGCCTGAATTCTCTTCGTACTGGTATCCTGACAATGACTGA
- the pgaC gene encoding poly-beta-1,6-N-acetyl-D-glucosamine synthase, producing the protein MTDRLIAFSILCLVFGLPLGVAALFTGELILDFVFFWPLFMSVFWITGGLYFWFQLERHWSWNRKTPAPTLEGDPLISILIPCFNEERNARETIGAALAQRYPNIEVIAINDGSSDNTAQVLQQLAQEQPRLRVIHLAENQGKAVALKAGAAAARGDLLVCIDGDALLDRDTAAYLVAPLIQYPHVGAVTGNPRIRTRSTLIGRIQVGEFSSIIGLIKRTQRIYGRVFTVSGVIAAFRRQALADVGYWSPDMITEDIDISWKLQLRHWDIFFEPRALCWILMPETLKGLWKQRLRWAQGGAEVFLVNLRKILRWEHHRMWPLFLEYALSTLWAFAYAVTVLLFIISSLTPLPANLTVTSLFPPEFTGLLLGVMCLLQFLVSLYIERRYERNVASSLFWIIWFPMVYWMIGLFTTLVAFPKVMLKRQRSRARWISPDRGKGSIQ; encoded by the coding sequence ATGACTGATCGCCTTATCGCCTTCTCAATTTTATGCCTGGTATTTGGGTTGCCATTAGGCGTGGCCGCCCTCTTTACTGGCGAACTGATTCTGGATTTTGTCTTCTTCTGGCCCCTGTTCATGTCCGTATTCTGGATCACCGGGGGGCTCTATTTCTGGTTTCAGCTTGAACGACACTGGTCATGGAACAGAAAAACGCCCGCCCCGACGTTAGAGGGCGATCCGTTAATTTCGATCCTCATTCCCTGTTTCAATGAGGAACGCAACGCCCGGGAGACGATCGGTGCCGCGCTGGCCCAGCGTTACCCGAATATTGAGGTCATCGCCATCAACGATGGTTCTTCCGATAACACCGCGCAGGTGCTGCAACAGCTGGCGCAGGAGCAGCCGCGACTGCGCGTCATTCATCTGGCGGAGAATCAGGGGAAAGCCGTGGCGCTGAAAGCGGGCGCAGCGGCGGCCCGGGGAGACCTTCTGGTCTGTATTGATGGCGATGCCCTGCTCGATCGCGATACCGCCGCTTATCTGGTTGCCCCGCTGATCCAATACCCCCACGTGGGCGCCGTGACCGGGAACCCGCGTATTCGCACGCGCTCCACGTTGATTGGCCGCATTCAGGTGGGCGAATTCTCCTCCATCATAGGGCTCATTAAACGCACGCAGCGGATCTATGGCCGGGTCTTTACCGTCTCTGGCGTCATCGCGGCCTTTCGCCGTCAGGCGCTGGCGGACGTGGGATACTGGAGCCCGGATATGATCACCGAAGATATCGACATCAGCTGGAAGCTTCAGCTTCGCCACTGGGATATTTTTTTCGAGCCGCGCGCGCTGTGCTGGATCCTGATGCCGGAGACGCTAAAAGGGCTGTGGAAACAGCGCCTGCGCTGGGCTCAGGGCGGCGCGGAGGTGTTTCTGGTCAATCTTCGCAAGATCCTGCGCTGGGAGCATCATCGCATGTGGCCGCTGTTTTTAGAGTACGCCCTGTCAACGCTGTGGGCGTTTGCGTATGCGGTGACGGTGCTGTTATTTATCATCAGCTCCCTCACGCCGCTCCCGGCAAACCTGACCGTCACGAGCCTGTTCCCGCCGGAATTCACCGGGCTCCTGCTGGGGGTGATGTGCCTGCTGCAGTTCCTCGTCAGTTTGTATATCGAGCGACGCTATGAACGTAACGTGGCGAGTTCGCTTTTCTGGATCATCTGGTTTCCGATGGTGTACTGGATGATCGGCCTGTTCACCACCCTCGTCGCCTTCCCAAAGGTCATGCTTAAACGCCAGCGCTCACGCGCGCGCTGGATCAGTCCGGACAGAGGTAAAGGGAGCATTCAATGA